The DNA window GTTAGCCTTTTTAACAAGTTTTAATGAATAAATATGACTCTTTGGTCGTAATACAAGAGCAAATACACCATCTTTGCTTTATAGTGTCCATATAAAATTCAGGATCCCTCTCTATCAACATTATATATTCAAGGCCATGATGTGTGCTATAGCAATCAATCATTCTAATCAGAAAGAGAAAAAACAAGACAATGGTTTTGATTTTCCATAATTAGAAGATCTATATGATAGTAGTTTCTATTACATGTCGGAGATTTTCAACGTTACCTTGCCATGTAATTTCAAACATGATTATTATAGTTATAATGAAACGATACAGACAGGTTAACACTAATGCTTTTCTTTTTGCTATCTTGGTCATTGCATTGTACAGTAGGTAATATTGAAAAATAGATATACATGATATTGTTCTGTTATCACTGTTGAGCAATCAAATAATAAGCAATTAAGATAAACCAACCAAACACAGTAAAGAGGGGACAAATATAGATAAACCTTTTCGTGTGGATCTCTAATAATTGTTTGGTATGATGACTCATCCTCATCTACACCACACATGAACatcattatcaaaacaacaagatCCTAGGCCAATAATAAGACTCCGTGAATGAGGGATAATTACAAAAAGTCgttgttaattatttttggttGATTATGATTCCTTAGCTTTTTTTTGTCTTTGGGTGGGTCTAGCTTCAATTAAAGCTATTTCCAATGGACAGACAGAAGAAGAGGCAGAGATATGGAAAACCCTTTTGAGTTATGATAAGTCACTGCGAAATGTGAATTGAGAACATGTTATATGAGCTCATTCACATGTAATTGCTTAAAGACAAACTTCTTACAATATGTATTTGATATATAGCCTTATCATGAGTGTGAATGCCATAGTAACATCTTTTAGTTCACACATCCTAAACCTAAATGCAGTAGTAGTTTTGAAACAAGTTTTACTAGAGGACACATGAAATCTGTTACAAAATCATTTCAGACTTTGTTTCGGTATAACTGGGGGAATGGGGTTGGGTGGTCTTTATTCAATGATTGGCATCCCAAAGTAATGAATGAGACTTTAGGATAGAATCTTTATGATGCATGACATTTTACCAAATTTATGTAACTGATGAAATTGTCACAGTAACAGAACAGGAACTCACGCTTTTCTTTTCGAAAATCAAATCAGATATACAGTATCAAGTTTCAATAAAACATGCATAAAAACATTGCTCCAATACATTGCATATATAGAATTTCTCGTGAAATTTGAGAGGCTTTGCTCCCAAAATCTATTAAGTTATTCATCCAAGTCCAACAAAGAAACACCACTAAGACAGTCGCTGGCCAACTAGTGATTCAATGATATATTTGAGGAAAATTGGAAAATGTTACTCACAGTGGttgaagaaaaatgcagaaatatGTCTTAGAGAACTTCATGAATATAATACAACTAAGCGGAGTTGGCTACATAGATAAGACTACGTCGTAATATTCAATCAGAAACCAAAATTCATGAATATAATCATGAGATGAGCTAAATAACGCCATCATTAATCTAAAACAATACAATTACCATGTGAATTGTCTTACACAAATCACAATACTTAAAGACTGTAAACAAGGAATGTGAACTTTTATCTTAGAAACATTATAACTTGTCAACTTGACATATCAGACATGAGTATTGCTGCTGGCCTTGAGCCACTTCAAAGGAAAACAAAGTTTTTACTTCTCCTCAAAAGCAAACAAAATCAGTTGTAAGGGTCTCGTGTGTGATATGGATGTCCAAAAAAATAGTCAAGCTTCCTTAATTCATGACAAAATAACTACAACCTCGAAAGAATGTTGGAAAAGAATATGTTAAAAAGTATGTTATCAGCATTTTTCTTCTAGAAAACAACATAATGAATTTTCTTGCAACATTTTTATTAAATCAAGCATCATTTATATCAACTGGGAATAATATGCTAATGTACACTCTAACATCTTAAGTTGTATCCTCTTTCCCTTTTTTAAACTTTGCAACATGCTCATGATACTCTTCAAgctctttctccaacttttcaATGAACTGGCTAGTATGCTCAAGGGACTGCTCATATCGATATTTCTCCAAGGCCTGGAGATTTCAAAAGTTTAAAAACATCAGCTCTTCGCTAGAAGAGAGCACAGATTTTATCAACCTAGCATAAATTTATGAATTAGCACTTCAAAGTTATTTACTTATCTActctatgaaagcatcagttcTTTTATTTCCTGGAAAATAGACACAGGATTTACTAATACATGTTTATCTTTTTGAGGATTAGTCCctcaaaagaaacaaaaatcATAGCTTCTATTCACTAGTTTACTTGTGGCCTATGAGAGGGTAGCACTCCCTGACACTGTGTTGGTTGCAATATGTAGAGGCATAAATCTATAGCAGTTCTTAAACTGTTGTAGTTAACTAACCACATTCATCAAATGGTGAATATTTAAAAAACCTAAGAATTATGAAGTTAAAAAAAATGTTGATGAAATCATTGTATTGATGAAGCACGGATACTCAAATCTATGTCGTTTCATATCCGATACGACACGTCGCTCATACCTATCGAAGATGTatccaaattttttatttaaaaaataaataaaaaattccgATACGGTGGCGACTCATCTCAGATAAGCTACGGCCACGGAGACAGTTCATATTTCAAGAACATGAATCAAAATTCTTCCTCCTTAATTACCTCATGACCGTTCATTTTTCTATGACAAATGAAACTTTCCCTTTAATTACTCTTATCTCAACTTTAACTACCTTACTCTCTCATATGTAATTTGTGGCACGCCCATTTAATATTCTCGCACTATTACCATTTTTAAAATCGGATTCACCTATCTTAAACGTACCGTGTCCTGGATTTTTCACCCACTGACGTATTGCCTTATCGGATACGTATCACATCTGATACTCGTACCGTGTCCGTGCTTCCTTGCATTGTATAATCTCAACTCAACCCTCTAATATTCCAATAATATATACGAAACTAACAGGCACTCGTGCTTGATAACTGCCAACCTCAAGCAGATTATTTCTAAAATTCTAGGATCCATTTGATTCAGATTAAAAAGAGTAATTTACACATTGTGTGAAAAATGAttatattttagatatttttgtaataagtAGAAACTAATTTGTATttgtttagaatttttttttgaaaaaacactATCTCTCATCTACTACACAATGATAATCATTCTCTATTTTTTGCTTTTCTCCTTCCTTACCTAATCCATATAATTTCATAAAATACTGTATTATACTTATCATCGTCAAATACCTTTTGCTAATGAAGAGCTAATGCAAAGTCAAAATTACCTTCGCTTTTGATAATGTATCTGGAGGTGACATCACTTTGGGTTGTACGTAGTTCTTTCCTcggtaaaaaattataatattactaGGTTTGATGTCAATCACAATGCCTTTGCTCAGTCGAGCCAGCTCTTCGGCATACTCCTGAGCTTGACCCGGTTTGCAGGGCTTGCATATAACCTTCACCGTCTCATGATTCTTCCAGTGAAGATGCATGTTTAGAACTACCCCACCAAACACTCCTCGTCTCCCAACTGGAACATAGTGTTTCTTTTTCTCTCCAGTGCGCTTCAGATAATGCCTCTCCTCCTCAGTTAAAATTTCAGGATCAAATGTTTCTGTTGGGAGCTTCGGAACATCAAATTTCCTAAGCTTTTCAATCAGCCATGTTTCCTTTCGCTTGGCCTGTAGattaatgaattaaaattaaaaaaatgcccAAACTTCGAAAGGAAAATTCAAGGGTGAAAGGCATAATGCTTCTTTCCAACTCATCGGAGTTACTAAATAATGTCTACATGTACTAATTATACTAACATTTGCTATTCATATAAAAGCTTGAAAATGTACAATTACATGATGATAAAATTGCAAAAGTATGCACCAGAAAAGGGTAAAATTGTCTTAAAAGTATAACATTAGTAACAAAACCAAGCAGCTAAGGCAAAGTACAAGCAGTAGCTAGCTACATAAAATAAAGCTTTAAACATAAAttacattacaaaaaaaaatccaaCCTTTTCAAGCTTATAGCGAATTCTAACTTCGGGATTAGGAGAATACATCTTTTGTTTTGCCTTCAAACGATAAAATTTGAGCTCATTCACTTTGGCCCTTTTAgattttttcacttttttattctgGCTCTTCATTCCAGAGCTAATATCGCCAGGCTTATACAGAGAGAACCGTACAACATCATTTTGGGTCTTCAGTTCAACTGATGAATTACTTGTGTATCTGGAAGGTAGCCGGTTTGCCTGATTACATTGGCTTCCAATGACATTTGATCCGAGCTGTGAAACAAAAGCTGATGGAGAACATACAGGGGGTAGTTTTGAAAGATGTCTCGGTGTGCTGTAAGTTCTTGGATGTATGGAATAAGGAGTAAAAGATCGAAAACATCTTGTAAGGGATGATGCAATGGTCGGAACATCTTCAACTAAGCATAGCCAGAATAAGTTATGTCTGCATTGTGAGAATATAAATTGCATTCAGGAGTCAGCAGCACTATAAAAGGAGCCTGGGATTATATCTTATACAagcattattattgttttttctgAGAAAATGTTGATCTAAATTATGTAGAATTAAGTAGAAAAGATATGAATCTATAACAGTAGTAGCCTTTTCATCAAAAAAAAATGCAGTGGCCCTATACATATGGAGcctaaataaattcaagaaaacatAAGTAAAAGATGTTTTCCACCCTTTCTCTACCGACTTGAGAAGTAAGAAGGAAGAGAACAAAAAGATAATCCAATATGGAAATCATTATGGAAAAAAAAGAACAAATATGAATCCAATAAATGAAATGTTTTTTAACTGAGAAAAGTATACCTATTGAATGGGTAGGAAAACCTGTGTCTTGTTCCTCTAACTGAAGCTGCAGAAAACATAAAAGTCCAGAATCCAGCTGAAAAATCATAAAAGAAAGGAGTGATGGGAATTTATTTAAACAAAGATACTTGAGCCaagtataaatttatttaaacaaCTAGCATTTGTAAGAAGCCTCGATCTCCGAATTTTGCCGGCAAAGATGAATGTCAAAGATGAGATGTTGGAATTGAAAGAGAAGGAATCGCAAATGAATATGAACTTACTTTATATAACCGAGAGCCACAGTGGCATTGACCGATGTTGGTGAACGACGGTTAACGGAGGGTATTAGGGTTCAATGAGCTCCGGAACAATGTAGAGTAGCGGGAAACGATTTTTACTAGGGTTGAATAAGGTTCAATTGATAAATTGGGAGGGAATGGTGGAGAATAAAGATGAACGATAGCgtggaagaagaacaagaagtttTGGAGGAAGAAGGTTAACACGCCGTAGCTCTAGGGGTTGTTTGTTTTGCATCAAAGTGGCCAGTCATTCCTTCGTTTGGAATAATATGAAAAAGGAATGGAAGGATTATTGTGGATGGATCCACACCAAAAATATTTCAATATGATGTTAAAGTATTATGGTggcataatttatattattaaataaattaaaattgaaaataatttaagatAAAATAGGAGAAGCACTGACGGTTAGGGGTTTAATCGGTTTGGTTTGAACcgatttttatcaaaaaaatgtcTAAATCAGTTTGATTTAATTCGGTTTTAGTACtttttaaaaatgaaactgaTCCAAACTAACcagtttgttttgttttagttTGATTGAtcgatttacaattttttttccaacatTGTACTCATATTGGATTTTGTATTATTGTGTTTTCAgtgtattttatgtttttttaccgAAACAAACTTAATTATACCAATAAGCAATTGTTGctcaatacaaggaggaataATATTAAAAACTCTACGCCTAGTCCAAGAATTGACGGCTTTAGCTAACTTATGAGCAACCGAATTTCCTTGGCGATTTGTAAACTTCACCTCAGAGTTggaaaaattaaataacaaactCTTAATAGCCTATATGATAAGACAAAATTCAGAACTACCTAGGGAATTAGAGTGAATAGCTTGAATCACCCATTAAGAATCACTTTCAAAGATCACATTACCGAAGTGCATAGCTATAACTAGTTGAATAGCCTCCTTTAAGGATAAGGCGTCTGCTTCAACGACGGAGAGAAAATCAATGTCTCAAGCCACACATGCACTGATGAATCTACCTAAAGGATCTCGAACACACTAGCCCCTATTCGAAGTTCCCAATTGATTATGAAAACCTGCATCCACATTGCACTTTACTCTATCTATACTCGGAGGCGACCAAGAGGTTTGAGGAGAAAGATCACGTACTCCGACAGTAACTTCTTGAGCCGTATATAAATCATGCCAATTGTAATAAGCTTGCATACCCATCTTAGCTCCTTCTTCCCTATTATTATTATTCCAACTCACATTATTTCTATTGTTCTAAAACATGTAAAGCATTACCGCAACTCTCCCTACCATCCGCCTATCTTTCTTACTACAAATGTCAAAAATAAGATCCTTAGCATTATTAAATGATTGAAAGCGTGGCTCAATAATAGGAGACAAACCAGCAGCGCCCCAACAATGGATCATataattacacccgaagagtgaGGATTAGCCGCCATATGCCATATCCTTGTTTTGCAACCATATCCATATTTAAAGCTTTGAAATCTCTGAATCCCATCCCCTCCTTCTTAGGACACGACAACTTATCCCACGCCAACCATCTTATACCCTTATTATTAGAGCCCCCTCCCCACCAATAACAATTCAACATTTTCTCAATATCACTCACCACCGCATCGGGAATTATGAAGATACTCATAATACATTTCACATAATTTATTTCATGTTATATTTTTTCAAACTATTTACAAATTGTTCGTAATCCATACGAAAACAATAACATGATTTCCATTGCATCATAAACTAAGtttactatcaaatataaaagtttgCGTTTTGCATGAGAATggtggaagagatttgaaaatttaacaaataaaatataataattaatagatGGACTAATATGATCtgataaattttataagggattaaatcgaatctttttttttttgtggggATTAAATTAGGttttgtaatttttgtgaggGGCCAAAATGTGTATtcactctttattttttttataaacattaatGTTTAAATACCAACATCTTATGGAAAATTTTACCTCATACTCCATCATTTATCCTCTACccttacattatatatatatatatatatatatatatatatatatatatatatatatatatatatatatatatatatatatatatatatatatatatatatatatatatatatatatatatatatatatattacaaaataCCCTCATATCTCTACccttacattatatatatatatatatatatatattacaaagtACCCTCatataaataatttatctttCAAAAACTTGCACTTTTTTCACTCTCGTTTCTTAACTCTTCTGATACACAAAATTTCTTATATGTCGGAACACTTCCAACAACTTTTCTGGTTCACATATTACAAATCGAAGCAGATTCATTAAGTCCTTCGGATTTATAATTACACTGGAACTCTTAGGCCAAGTCTTCAAATTTTTTGTTACATACCGAAACTCTTTTGCAATGTCTTTCGATTTGGTGAAACCTTCACCAGAACTCATTTATGAAGTGTTCcgagtttttgaaaatttaatgcACCAGAACTCTTTCCATATGTGTTCaggtttattttttaaatttttttgatgtgttcttttgttgttttgactGTGGCGTGAACACGAGTCATGGACATTGGATGGTAGGATTCCAGAGCGTGGTTTAAGACGGGGCGCTCCATCGATGTTGGCCGGTGAGAAAGAGGGTATTGGTGCATCTGCATATACATTACAATCGGTTGGCTTTCCATAAGGGCCGCACGATACGTCTTTCTTAATAAAGTAAGAGCATCATGTTGCTCGATATTAATAGTTTAGTGAGGTAAATAAATGACATTTACTTTATattgaataatattttaatttttaattttgtgtttTATAATACCCATACTTTTAATTATTCTCAGGAGAGAGGTCCAAAGAAAGAGTTGAAGGTTGGTGGACATGG is part of the Vicia villosa cultivar HV-30 ecotype Madison, WI linkage group LG2, Vvil1.0, whole genome shotgun sequence genome and encodes:
- the LOC131650522 gene encoding uncharacterized CRM domain-containing protein At3g25440, chloroplastic-like — encoded protein: MFSAASVRGTRHRFSYPFNRHNLFWLCLVEDVPTIASSLTRCFRSFTPYSIHPRTYSTPRHLSKLPPVCSPSAFVSQLGSNVIGSQCNQANRLPSRYTSNSSVELKTQNDVVRFSLYKPGDISSGMKSQNKKVKKSKRAKVNELKFYRLKAKQKMYSPNPEVRIRYKLEKAKRKETWLIEKLRKFDVPKLPTETFDPEILTEEERHYLKRTGEKKKHYVPVGRRGVFGGVVLNMHLHWKNHETVKVICKPCKPGQAQEYAEELARLSKGIVIDIKPSNIIIFYRGKNYVQPKVMSPPDTLSKAKALEKYRYEQSLEHTSQFIEKLEKELEEYHEHVAKFKKGKEDTT